In the genome of Spea bombifrons isolate aSpeBom1 chromosome 11, aSpeBom1.2.pri, whole genome shotgun sequence, one region contains:
- the RPP30 gene encoding ribonuclease P protein subunit p30 gives MAVFVDLNIVNTDIKKLQNIIEMAAHLGYSTVAINHVADFEKKKMEIAKPISTTELFPSPPIVQGKSKPIRILTRLTVIASDPSHCNALRSTSPTARLYDIVAVYPKTEKLFHAACTSIDVDLVCINITEKHPFYFRKPPINAAIERGIFFELIYTPAIKDSTIRRYTISNALNLMQFCKGKNIIISSGAEKPMEMRGPYDVATLGLLFGLSEGASKAAVSTNCRAALLHGETRKTAFGIVYSVKKPLSEEESEPVSKKPKKE, from the exons ATGGCGGTGTTTGTAGACTTGAACATTGTGAATACAGACATTAAGAAACTGCAAAACATTATCGAAATGGCAGCACACC TTGGTTACTCTACTGTTGCCATCAATCATGTTGCAGactttgaaaaaaagaaaatg GAAATTGCCAAACCAATATCCACAACAGAATTATTTCCATCACCACCAATTGTACAG GGAAAATCCAAACCAATCAGAATCCTTACCCGACTTACAGTTATAGCCTCAGACCCATCTCATTGCAATGCTCTG AGATCAACGTCTCCTACTGCCAGATTGTATGACATCGTTGCTGTATATCCTAAGACAGAGAAGTTGTTTCAT GCTGCTTGCACCAGTATAGATGTGGACTTGGTATGCATCAACATAACTGAAAAACATCCATTCTATTTCAGAAAACCACCTATAAATGCG GCAATAGAGAGAGGAATCTTCTTTGAGCTGATTTATACTCCTGCAATCAAAGACTCAACAATAAGGAGATACACAATATCCAATGCACTCAATTTGATGCAGTTCTGCAAAGGAAAG AACATAATTATATCAAGTGGTGCAGAGAAG CCCATGGAAATGAGAGGACCATATGATGTAGCCACATT AGGTTTGTTGTTTGGGCTAAGCGAAGGAGCCTCCAAAGCTGCTGTATCTACGAATTGCCGAGCTGCACTCCTCCACGGTG AAACACGAAAGACTGCTTTTGGCATTGTATACAGTGTGAAGAAACCTTTGTCTGAAGAGGAGTCAGAGCCTGTTtccaaaaaacccaaaaaggaGTAG